One Bacteroidota bacterium genomic region harbors:
- the lpxA gene encoding acyl-ACP--UDP-N-acetylglucosamine O-acyltransferase, which translates to MISPNSSVHKDAKLGKNVTVSPFAVINSNVEVGEGTWIGPHVTLMEGARIGKNCRIFPGAVISAIPQDLKFTGEETTVEIGDGTTIREFVTVNRGTKDRMKTSVGSNCLLMAYVHIAHDCEIGNNVILANSVNLAGHINIDDWAILEGLVAVQQFVRVGAHSFVTGGSLVRKNVPPFVKAAREPLSYIGVNSVGLRRRGFSPERILQIEDIYRTIYVRGYNVSNALNIVEHEAPSSSEKELIVKFIRESKDGIIRGITA; encoded by the coding sequence ATGATTTCTCCCAATTCATCTGTACATAAAGACGCCAAACTCGGAAAGAACGTAACCGTTTCTCCTTTCGCTGTAATTAATTCCAATGTGGAAGTTGGCGAAGGAACCTGGATTGGCCCGCATGTTACGCTGATGGAAGGAGCCCGCATCGGGAAGAACTGCCGCATTTTTCCCGGTGCAGTGATTTCCGCCATTCCGCAGGATTTAAAATTCACCGGTGAAGAAACCACCGTTGAAATTGGCGATGGCACCACCATTCGCGAGTTTGTTACCGTGAACCGCGGAACAAAAGACCGGATGAAAACTTCTGTCGGAAGCAATTGTTTGCTGATGGCGTATGTGCACATAGCGCACGATTGTGAAATAGGTAACAATGTAATTCTCGCTAACTCGGTAAATCTGGCAGGACATATTAACATTGATGACTGGGCAATTCTTGAAGGGCTTGTTGCAGTTCAGCAATTTGTTCGTGTGGGAGCGCATTCGTTTGTAACCGGTGGTTCGCTCGTCCGGAAAAATGTTCCGCCCTTTGTGAAAGCCGCACGCGAGCCGCTTTCTTATATCGGAGTAAACTCGGTGGGCTTGAGGCGGAGAGGTTTTTCTCCCGAACGTATTTTACAGATTGAAGATATTTACCGCACCATTTATGTGCGCGGCTATAATGTTTCCAACGCGCTGAACATTGTGGAGCACGAAGCCCCTTCTTCTTCCGAAAAGGAACTCATCGTAAAGTTTATCCGCGAATCGAAGGATGGAATTATCAGGGGAATTACTGCGTGA
- a CDS encoding methyl-accepting chemotaxis protein, whose protein sequence is MIKDLALKQRKIKFKQGRTAHEVATSCREVATSLREVATSLREVATFSHEVAVSFREVATSFREVAISFREVATSSREVATSSREVATSSREVAISSREVATLVREKT, encoded by the coding sequence ATGATTAAGGATTTAGCATTAAAACAGAGGAAAATAAAATTTAAACAGGGGCGAACAGCCCATGAGGTTGCAACTTCTTGCCGTGAGGTTGCAACTTCTTTGCGTGAGGTTGCAACTTCTTTGCGTGAGGTTGCAACTTTTTCCCATGAGGTTGCAGTTTCTTTCCGCGAGGTTGCAACTTCTTTCCGCGAGGTTGCAATTTCTTTCCGCGAGGTTGCAACTTCTTCCCGCGAGGTTGCAACTTCTTCCCGCGAGGTTGCAACTTCTTCCCGCGAGGTTGCAATTTCTTCCCGCGAGGTTGCAACTTTAGTTCGGGAAAAGACCTGA
- a CDS encoding T9SS type A sorting domain-containing protein codes for MKKLYTIILFALAGTIANAQQNTWTQKANFGDTYRTNAVAFSIGTKGYVGTGWDISNTYKRDLWQYDPTGDTWTQMADIGTSGSLARYEAISFSTATKGYIGMGENISTKFKDLWEYDPTGNTWTQKANYPGNSRIGLVGFSIANLGYAGLGEDTSYNFTTEFYQYNPSGNTWTAKANFTGPGRSDARGFSINGMGYIGPGGGNTALEDFWQYNPNTNSWAQKANFGGGFRTNTVGFSIGTKGFIGTGLYTTNYYSDFWMYDPSLDSWTMMASFPGTARGSAIGFSIGNKGYLGTGENSNTGSRFQDFYMYDAGALSVNEINLDNLISVYPNPTNGKFNLSSEITKGEISIYNMQGEKIYSSIINSNKSEIDLREAPSGIYFLQLKTERGTANKKIVITQ; via the coding sequence ATGAAAAAACTTTACACAATTATTTTATTTGCTCTTGCAGGAACAATTGCAAATGCGCAGCAAAACACATGGACGCAAAAAGCCAACTTTGGCGATACCTACCGGACTAATGCTGTTGCTTTTTCCATCGGTACAAAAGGATATGTCGGCACAGGATGGGACATCAGCAATACCTACAAAAGAGATTTATGGCAATATGATCCTACGGGAGACACATGGACGCAGATGGCGGACATCGGCACAAGCGGTTCGCTTGCAAGATATGAAGCCATTAGTTTTTCCACTGCTACAAAAGGATACATTGGAATGGGAGAAAACATCAGCACAAAGTTTAAGGATTTGTGGGAATATGATCCTACCGGAAATACATGGACGCAGAAAGCGAACTATCCGGGAAATTCAAGAATAGGTCTGGTTGGATTTTCAATAGCCAATTTAGGATACGCGGGTCTGGGCGAAGACACAAGTTATAATTTTACAACTGAATTCTATCAATACAATCCTTCCGGTAATACATGGACTGCAAAAGCAAATTTTACAGGTCCGGGCCGGAGCGATGCAAGGGGCTTTTCTATAAATGGAATGGGATACATTGGTCCCGGTGGCGGAAACACTGCGCTGGAGGATTTCTGGCAATATAATCCTAACACAAATTCATGGGCGCAGAAAGCGAACTTCGGAGGCGGTTTCAGAACTAACACAGTGGGATTTTCCATTGGCACAAAAGGATTTATAGGCACTGGATTATATACGACTAATTATTATTCGGATTTTTGGATGTACGACCCGAGTTTGGATTCATGGACGATGATGGCTTCTTTTCCCGGAACCGCACGAGGTTCTGCCATCGGATTTTCTATAGGCAACAAAGGATATCTGGGCACAGGGGAAAATTCAAATACGGGTAGTCGCTTTCAGGATTTTTATATGTATGACGCAGGCGCATTAAGCGTAAATGAAATCAATCTTGATAATTTAATTTCAGTTTATCCAAATCCAACAAACGGAAAATTCAATTTGAGTTCTGAAATAACAAAAGGAGAAATTTCTATTTATAATATGCAGGGAGAAAAAATTTATTCCTCTATAATAAATTCAAACAAATCCGAAATTGATTTGCGCGAAGCGCCCAGTGGAATTTATTTTTTACAACTAAAAACAGAGCGAGGAACTGCCAACAAGAAAATAGTAATCACGCAGTAA
- a CDS encoding bifunctional UDP-3-O-[3-hydroxymyristoyl] N-acetylglucosamine deacetylase/3-hydroxyacyl-ACP dehydratase: protein MKQRTIKTPVTVSGVGLHTGEKVSLTFKPASENHWYKFQRVDLPNKPIIDADADNVISTDHGTTLEQNGARVHTTEHVLAALVGMEIDNCLIEVTGPEIPIMNGSSMPFIEALEKAGAVEQNAERVYFELKSILTYEDNAKHVEMLAVPQEEFRLTVMVDYNSEVLGTQHAHIYKVGEFKTEIAKCRTFVFLHELETLLQHNLIKGGDLDNAIVLVDKPVPDADLAHLRKVFNKPNVEVKGKGILNNTTLHFYNEPARHKLLDIVGDLSLVGAPIKAHILAARPGHAGNVSFAKKIKELIKKEKEAETFKSASVAPLVRKTEVPKFDVNKVLFDINEIMKILPHREPFLLIDKILELTPTHVVGVKNVSMNEDFFRGHFPGNPVMPGVLLVEAMAQTGGVLVLKTVPDPENYLTYFLKIEEAKFKNKVLPGDTVVFDLHLLEPIRRGLCRMSGIAYVNDKPVMEAIMLAQIIRVKSAPSAAAVPVNSN, encoded by the coding sequence ATGAAACAACGCACCATCAAAACTCCAGTTACCGTATCAGGAGTAGGGCTTCATACCGGAGAAAAAGTTTCTCTCACCTTCAAACCCGCTTCTGAAAATCACTGGTATAAATTTCAGCGGGTGGATTTGCCGAACAAACCCATCATTGATGCAGATGCGGATAATGTTATATCCACCGACCACGGAACAACGCTCGAGCAAAACGGAGCGCGAGTTCACACAACAGAACACGTTCTTGCCGCGCTGGTGGGAATGGAAATAGATAATTGCCTCATTGAAGTTACCGGCCCTGAAATTCCAATCATGAACGGAAGTTCCATGCCTTTCATCGAAGCGCTGGAAAAAGCAGGCGCGGTAGAACAAAATGCAGAGCGTGTTTACTTCGAACTGAAATCAATTCTCACGTACGAAGATAATGCAAAGCACGTGGAAATGCTCGCAGTTCCGCAGGAAGAATTTCGTTTAACAGTGATGGTGGATTATAATTCAGAAGTTCTCGGAACGCAGCACGCACATATATATAAGGTAGGCGAATTCAAAACTGAAATTGCAAAATGCAGAACTTTTGTTTTCCTTCACGAACTCGAAACGCTTCTTCAGCATAATTTAATCAAGGGCGGAGATCTGGATAACGCGATTGTGCTTGTGGATAAACCTGTGCCCGATGCAGACCTTGCCCATCTTCGAAAAGTTTTTAATAAACCAAATGTGGAAGTGAAGGGAAAAGGAATTTTAAATAATACCACTCTTCATTTTTACAATGAGCCAGCGCGCCACAAACTTTTAGATATTGTTGGTGACCTATCTCTGGTTGGAGCGCCAATTAAAGCGCATATTCTTGCCGCCCGCCCGGGTCATGCTGGAAATGTTTCCTTCGCGAAAAAAATAAAAGAGCTGATTAAAAAAGAAAAAGAAGCAGAAACATTCAAGTCGGCATCCGTTGCACCGCTCGTCCGAAAAACGGAAGTTCCGAAGTTTGATGTGAACAAAGTTTTATTCGACATCAATGAGATTATGAAAATACTTCCGCACCGCGAACCCTTTCTACTCATAGATAAAATTCTTGAACTCACTCCCACGCACGTAGTGGGCGTGAAAAATGTTTCGATGAACGAAGATTTTTTCCGCGGTCATTTTCCCGGAAACCCCGTAATGCCCGGAGTTCTTCTGGTGGAAGCCATGGCGCAAACAGGAGGAGTGCTTGTTCTGAAAACAGTTCCCGACCCCGAAAATTATCTCACTTACTTTTTGAAAATTGAAGAAGCAAAATTCAAGAACAAAGTGCTGCCGGGCGATACGGTGGTTTTTGACCTTCATCTTCTTGAGCCCATCCGCAGGGGACTTTGCCGCATGAGCGGTATTGCGTATGTGAATGACAAGCCGGTGATGGAAGCCATTATGCTCGCGCAGATAATCAGAGTGAAGAGCGCTCCTTCGGCTGCTGCTGTTCCTGTGAACTCCAATTAA
- a CDS encoding helix-turn-helix transcriptional regulator, with the protein MFTLPAKKFSAQAMQTASKCFGKFLRRLRKAKGLSQEEFGDILDVEGRYVSKLENGKINVTCATIDSYLKKLRKKHIAVFNPALFNE; encoded by the coding sequence GTGTTCACTTTACCTGCAAAAAAATTTTCAGCGCAGGCAATGCAAACAGCAAGCAAATGTTTCGGAAAGTTTCTTAGGCGGTTGAGAAAAGCGAAAGGATTGTCTCAGGAAGAATTCGGAGATATATTAGATGTTGAAGGCAGGTATGTATCAAAACTAGAGAACGGAAAAATAAATGTCACCTGCGCAACTATCGACTCTTATCTGAAAAAATTACGCAAGAAACATATTGCTGTATTTAATCCGGCTTTGTTCAATGAATAA